One Brachyspira suanatina DNA segment encodes these proteins:
- a CDS encoding PTS transporter subunit EIIC, whose translation MAINYKKTAEEIIRVVDKDNIISATFCATRLRLIVKTRESIKDSDVQKIEGVKGVFFNSGQYQIILGTGVVNKVYDEVVNLGVTGAAKQNTQETKKVGEKNNFRKFIRIFADVFVPIMPAMIATGLFLGLKGALINDSFLGLFNLQMSNIPVSVMTFMSVLTETTFAFLPALVCWSTFRVFGGSPILGILLGLMLVSPALPNAYLVANPDSGVKPIMLFGFIPIVGYQGSILPALIAGIIGSKVELNLRKVIPNIIDILATPFLTLLIMLILSLAVIGPIFHIVEQWILIAINFSLSLPFGIGGFIIGFGIIFIVVTGVHHIMNLIEISLLAATTFNPINPLLSVANLAAGAACLAVTLKTRRKTVKAMGYGATLSAWLGITEPAIFGINIRYGIKPMVCGAIAAGITGLIARLLNLQATANGVTGIPGALLYIYDGKQLFGYVIVALVTVILSFTLTWFFGVPDEYMQEDED comes from the coding sequence ATGGCTATTAATTATAAAAAAACTGCTGAAGAAATTATTAGAGTAGTTGATAAGGATAATATTATTTCAGCGACTTTCTGTGCCACTAGATTAAGATTAATAGTAAAAACAAGAGAAAGCATAAAAGATTCAGATGTTCAAAAAATAGAAGGTGTTAAAGGAGTATTTTTTAATTCAGGGCAATATCAAATAATATTGGGTACAGGAGTAGTAAATAAAGTATATGATGAAGTTGTTAATTTAGGTGTTACAGGAGCAGCAAAACAAAATACGCAGGAAACTAAAAAAGTGGGAGAGAAAAATAATTTTAGAAAGTTTATACGTATATTTGCTGATGTATTTGTACCAATAATGCCTGCTATGATTGCAACTGGTTTATTTTTAGGGCTTAAAGGTGCTTTAATTAATGATAGTTTTTTAGGGTTATTTAATTTGCAAATGTCTAATATACCTGTTTCTGTTATGACATTTATGAGTGTTTTAACAGAAACGACATTTGCATTTTTACCTGCTTTGGTATGCTGGTCAACATTCAGAGTATTTGGAGGATCTCCTATATTAGGTATATTATTGGGATTAATGCTTGTTTCTCCTGCTTTGCCTAATGCATATTTAGTAGCCAATCCGGACAGCGGAGTTAAGCCTATAATGTTATTCGGATTTATACCTATAGTAGGATATCAAGGAAGCATACTTCCTGCACTTATTGCCGGCATAATAGGTTCTAAAGTGGAATTAAATTTAAGAAAAGTAATACCAAATATAATAGATATATTGGCAACTCCTTTTTTAACTTTACTCATAATGCTGATATTATCTTTAGCTGTAATAGGACCTATTTTTCATATAGTTGAACAATGGATATTGATAGCTATAAATTTTTCTTTATCATTACCTTTTGGAATAGGAGGATTCATAATAGGGTTTGGAATAATATTCATAGTTGTAACAGGAGTACACCATATAATGAACTTGATAGAAATATCCTTACTTGCTGCTACTACTTTTAACCCTATCAATCCTCTTTTATCAGTTGCCAATTTGGCTGCAGGTGCTGCTTGCTTAGCTGTTACATTAAAAACTAGAAGAAAAACTGTAAAAGCTATGGGATATGGTGCTACATTATCGGCTTGGCTTGGTATAACAGAGCCCGCTATTTTCGGTATAAATATAAGATACGGAATAAAACCTATGGTATGCGGTGCTATTGCTGCTGGTATAACAGGATTGATCGCAAGATTATTGAATTTACAGGCTACTGCTAATGGAGTTACAGGAATACCTGGAGCATTACTTTATATTTATGACGGAAAGCAATTATTTGGTTATGTTATTGTTGCTTTGGTTACCGTTATTTTATCTTTTACTCTTACTTGGTTTTTTGGTGTTCCTGATGAATATATGCAGGAAGATGAGGATTAA
- a CDS encoding LacI family DNA-binding transcriptional regulator, with protein MATNKKITMKEIAEIAGVTKTTISRYFNGGYLKEETKKRIKEIISEYNYEPNTFARLKAKKSHIIGIIVPALDSIVGARVLTGLEKTLREKHYMPIIMNTNHQHKLELQYIEKLKRLNVDGIVLSATYITEEHKNVLKKLDIPIVIYGQECSEGISIVNDDYNAGIDIGEYIGSKNHKNIGFITVDENDIAVGITRRNGVLDGLANYGIENITIEVADFSYDKAKIATEKLLKNKNIDAIICSTDRQALGVYKVLKEMGLKIPDDVSVISFGGYDIDEIIEPELSTIKFDSFNAGVCTANTLIDLINHIKVKKVLYVNYEFLERNSVSNKE; from the coding sequence ATGGCTACTAATAAAAAAATTACAATGAAAGAAATAGCAGAAATTGCTGGTGTTACAAAAACTACTATATCCAGATACTTTAACGGCGGGTATTTAAAAGAAGAAACAAAAAAAAGAATTAAAGAAATAATATCAGAGTATAATTATGAACCCAATACATTTGCAAGATTAAAAGCAAAAAAGAGTCATATTATAGGAATAATAGTACCTGCATTGGACTCTATAGTCGGAGCTAGAGTATTAACAGGTTTAGAAAAAACACTTAGAGAAAAACATTATATGCCTATAATAATGAATACAAATCATCAGCATAAATTGGAACTGCAGTATATAGAAAAATTAAAGAGATTAAATGTTGATGGTATAGTATTAAGTGCAACATATATAACAGAAGAACATAAAAATGTATTAAAAAAATTAGACATACCAATAGTAATTTATGGTCAGGAATGCAGTGAAGGTATAAGCATAGTTAATGATGATTATAATGCTGGTATAGATATAGGAGAATATATAGGAAGCAAAAATCATAAAAATATAGGATTTATAACAGTAGATGAAAATGATATTGCTGTAGGAATAACAAGAAGAAATGGGGTATTAGACGGATTGGCAAACTATGGTATAGAAAACATAACTATAGAAGTAGCAGATTTTTCTTATGATAAAGCAAAAATAGCAACAGAAAAATTATTAAAAAATAAAAATATAGATGCTATAATATGTTCAACAGATAGACAAGCTTTAGGAGTATATAAAGTATTAAAAGAAATGGGGCTAAAAATTCCAGATGATGTATCAGTAATATCTTTCGGAGGATATGATATTGATGAGATAATAGAACCTGAACTTTCAACAATAAAATTTGATTCTTTTAATGCCGGAGTATGCACAGCAAATACATTAATAGATTTAATAAATCATATAAAAGTAAAAAAAGTACTTTATGTTAATTATGAATTCTTAGAAAGAAACAGTGTAAGCAATAAAGAATAA